The Vitis vinifera cultivar Pinot Noir 40024 chromosome 7, ASM3070453v1 genomic interval CAATCCATTTTATGAATCTCTTGtattttttcttgttgttttttTCGTTTTTAGTGTTCCAATTATGACTATAACATATAAATAGAGTCAAAGAATTTATGAGCTACTCCATCTGGATGAACTTCTAGTATGTTGGTATAAATTTTGGAGTCAGAACAGGAATACTGCATGCCCACCTGAGTTAGTGGAAGGTCAAGGAATGCTAGCTAGAGTTTTGGAAAGTGATTGAACCGGCAAGAACATTTAAAGCTCTCATATTGAGGCAAAATCTGAGTTGCACAGGATTGTGAAGTAGATAGTGGCCAAGAGATTAAACATTGTAACAAGTGGTTCAGGTATGCTTTGTTATATGACTTTGTGTTGATCTAGTGTTGCAGTGTGCTAGATAAATTGCCACTTCCCTTTTCTTGcttctttatgaaaaaaattcacTTCTCTTGCATTGATGCATGCCTTTTCCATTCCTTGGCTGTGATGAGTCTCTCCTACATACTCTAGGAGTTCATTTGCTATTAAACCTTAGATTTATACTTTGTATTTTTTGGTTGAACATGAATGAGTTTTGTGCCACTACATAGGAATAACACACTGAAAGATagtcaaatgttaatttttagaCTAATATATTGAGGAAGTGATTAAACATGTGCTTTCCATGGGGAGCAGAAATGTGGGGTGTGGTGTGAAGGGGGATGCTTTGTTTGAGTGCAAAAATGATACCATTTGCTTCTGCCTccagaatatatatattgtgggGTGTGGTGTGGAGGGGGGGATGCTTTGTTTGAGCGCAGAAATGATACCAGTTGCTTATGCctcaagaatatatatatatacatatatatggttATTCTTCATCACTTGAATGACAATATTTGCAGATAATGGAAGGTATGTGTAGTTGTTAAGCTTGAATTTTGTATTCAAAATTTAGAGTTCTTGATGTGAAGCTTCACTTTCAAGTGTCATCCAGTGTTTAACTGATTACTAAAGCCCTAGGCAGCTGCCTAGTTTGTCACAGGGTGACCACCTTCATTACATACTAGGCATCTTCTAATTGCCTAGGGAGATGCCCCAAGCATGGGCAACTTGTCCAAGCTTGCTTACTTGAAGGGAGCTTTTAGTGCAGGCCCCCCTGACTAACTAATGGTAGCCTGTTCAACATTGGTTTTAACCACTGGGTTTGTTCAGGAGCATACTGGATATCTGCTTCGGAGTCCGTCCAATGTAGTGTGTTATATTGGAATTTGGCTTGAAAAATAGTGTGGCATGTAGCATGCACTATGACATCCTTATTACCTATATGCTTCTTATCCAGTTGTCAGTTCTTGTGtgaatggaaagaaaattttagaaagaCACTTGCTATCACACCTTTTTAGAAGATCAAGGATTATTTCTTACAGGTTTATATTAATTAGAAATGGTTTCCTGCAAATGTTCTCTCAAATTAATATGAAGCTGGAAGTCGAATTGGTATCAAAGGCCACATTAACTAAACTGTTTCAGGAATGTTGGATTCCACATTGTTTCTTTTAGAGGATGCATTCCATGTAAATTTGGCCAAATCCTGTTCTAATTTTCATCTTTCAGGGAATAGAAAATGGTCAAACCTGTTTTTCCTTTAGTGATCCAATAACAATATTGTTCTTTGTCAAATTGTTATATTACCCTTTCCCTTCTGCAGATTACTTTTGCTATATGCCAGTGCTTGTTTGCCTGCAAGGTTAGGCTAGTTAAACCTACTCCAATACAGGACAGTTAACATTCTACCGATTGTTGGTCCCACCTTGACTTGTTTTCTTCAAATCCTGTCATCCATTTCATttattacttttcttttataggTCACAGTCATCTACTGTGCTTGTTAAAGCTGCAGTCATTTACATGGAAACAAAATCAGCTGCTCTAGGACTATAATAACCTCAACTTGTATAGGTCTAACCATTCCTCATGACTAGTGTTCAATAACCCACTTGCCACCCTGACCCCATGGTTACTCTGTGTTATTGCAATAGTTTTCTTGGTATGTGGCATTCATTTGTAGGCTATAACTAAATTCATATTGTCAAACATAATACACCTACAATTGTGTTCTCTCCTCATCTGATCATCTTTTCATCTGTGTTCTTTCAGGTTTTCTGTTGGGGTAGTTGAGATGTAATGGTAACTAGTAGTTGGGGAGTATCTGgttataatatatatagaggtgctCCCATTATCTGTTGTCTTATTCTCTATGAGACCTTGCCTCATGGATGGGGCGAAGCATCAAATCCACCAAAGCTACAAAGAGGGCTGGTGAGATGCTCCCCCCTTCATTTACTGGGTTAGATTGTATTCCCACATTTCAATATTTGCTGGTTTCCTTTCTTATTCAAATATGGGTCAATTTCGTTCGTTGTGTTTTGTGTGGAGGctgttttaaaaaggttttcaCTTTGAGATTGTGTTTTTGGAATGGCAGATGGTGTGTTTTTCCATTTTGGGAACGATGTGGAATTTTGCAGGGTGATTGATTTTAGTATGTGGGTATATGAATGAAGATAAGACGGGAATGAAAGTAAATCAAAATCCTAATGAGAATGGTATTTGATTTccataataatgaatttattattccCCTTCTCATCATTCTCCATTCCAGCCCCCAGGGTTTCAAATGGGACTGCAAATACACTCTTAGGTATCCATGACAGAAATCAGAACTTATTTGGATTCTTCTTGAGATAGAGACTTATTTTAGGATTCAGCCTCAGAACTCAGGCTTGGCCAATGAAAATCTTGGGTTTATCATTCAAACCTAGGAGCAGGAAAGGATCTTACCTCTGGGTACAGAGAACATGGTAACCTTTACATTGCTTTCTCATTTCCAGGAGAAGCAGGCTGGGGAATATTAAGTTATTGACTCATTTATCCATTTCTGGTTGCCACTTGCACACAAAAACTAATggaatttatataaattaaaatcaatttaatagcCCATTGTTTATTGGGCTAAAATGCAATGATGGAAACTTGAAAGAGATATGTACAGAAAACATTTGGGAAAGCAAATGTATAAATGGCAACTTAGAGAACAGGCCACATGGAAACCCTTTCAACGTTGAGCAGAAGTCTTCCAGGCTTGATCTGAAGAGCCGGGCGGATGGCAAGCAAAGCGAAAAAGCAGTCCACGGGAACTCTCGTACCCCATACATTGATCGACTGCAGTTTCCGACATTTACTTACAAGAACTAGGAGTCCATTCTCAGTCACATGACGGCAGCTCCATAGCACAATCGTCTGGAAAACAACAGTTCATGGAAGTATATATCATCCATTAACAAAAAAAGTAGGCTCAAATGGGAATAAATCTTAGATCAGGCATGATCAATATTGGTAAACAATCACGTCTTGTGTTCAAGCAAAAGAAGTCAATGGTTAAAATTGGCTCCTCGCCACTACGTGAGTGATAATGACGAAGGACACAGGGGTGTCTAAATTACTGCCTAAAATAAAAACCAGATCGCAAATTTTCCAGATAACTGACCTTCAAACATGGGCAGCTCTCTGCAATGGCAAATAAGGATTCGTCGGTTATAAATGTACCGCCAATATTCAGGTGTTGCAAGGAAATAGCTCTTGAAATCTGTGGAAAAGAGAAACATCGACCCAACAAGTAAAATCTATTCTTGAATTAAGAACAAAGTGAAGGAAGAAAAGAGATTCATTATTCTTGAATTGAGAATTATTCGTGAATTATGGACAACGTCAAGAACTTACAATGTAGACTTCTGCAAAGCAGAAAAATTGTACTGTTTTGGATGATGAAAAGGGAAAAGAACTCTCATGATATGAATTGGTGCTATGTACTTGAAAAAGTCACAACTAATAACCTGCTTAATCTTGTTTAACTAGAAACTTCCTAGCAACAAGAAACCCATCCTAGGATTATCCTTAGATTTTGTCTTCTTTCTTCTAGTTGCTATGGGGAATCAGTcaagtagaaaaaattaaatacacaTATATGCAACTGCTTTTGTTAAGAAGTCCTGGATCCAGTATAGATAAGGGTCTGCCTAATCAGTAATCGTCTAAGAAGAATGTCTGCAGCTCTGCATTCCCTCATCCAAACTGAATACTAGAGCAGTCACAAGCACAAAGTACAACACCCCCAATATAAACAGAGATCTAGCTTTAGATAAGCTCTTTTTCTTCAAGAAACATTCACCATGAGAAGTTCATTTAACATTTAGAACatcattttgattttgtgtTATTACCAAATACTAATATCTAAGATTGGTCACTAAATGTAATGGAAGAAAGCTGCAACAAATAGGATCAGATAATTGAAGGAACAGAGCTTGAAATGGTTGTTCATGATCAAATCTATATAACTTTAAGAAGTGTTTGAGATGATAAGATCGTTTACCAGTTGAACAACCCCACTATCTGTGATCCCTGTCACACCCCATAATGATATTGAAGTCAGCTTGTTGACACACTTTGCCAATGATATTTTGTACAGTCCATTGTCTGTTACTTGGCAACCCCAGCGGCTTCTTGAACTGAAAATATACAATAAGACAGATGAGGAACTGATTAATATATGGAATATACACATCATATACCGATAAATTGTGAAAACATATGAAAGAACTAGCTATGTCTAGTTTCATGCACAAGGTTCTCACATCTTTTGTCAATGCTAGCAGAACACAGCACACCCGACTTTTATAGTACAAAACTAGATGAAACAACCAATAAAATATCCTTGACACTTGGTTGTGTAtccattgttaaaaaaaaaaccgaaaaaATAGAAATCGCAATTATCAAGCTGCCTACATCTCCAATGCATCTCAAGAATCAAGCTGTCTTGGGGCTATTTGAAGAGGCTTTGCCCTAATGGCTATGCTATAGAAGATACCCCATTGTGCAACCAAAAATGCCTGTATGACAGCATTCCAGGAACTTCTGCTGATTCTATGTAAATATTCAAGATTGGTTGACTAACCTTCACTATTTACATCTCCCTTCATGCCCAGCTAaccaaaagaaggaaaacaaaaaaaggaaagagaaaaaagaaaaaagatccATCTTCTGCTTTCCAATCTTCACACTCCTTAAGAATCCCACTTCTTACATTTTATTACTCTGAACTGCAATAATAACCGCTCTTTACAGTACATTAGGAGTGATTTCGAAGGATGCATAATCTTGACTCTCTAATGAAAGGGGTTGGCAATAGAATTAGCCAAAATcacatcatttcttttaaagatTATGGATTAAATTAGCCAAATTCACACCTATATTATTCATCAACACAGAACAGAACATGAAGAGTCATTGACCTGTTTCAAATCCCAATCCTTATCTAAAATTGCATTGCAGACATGGGGCATCCTCTGAAGAGAAAAATGATCCCAGAAATCCAGAAGAAGGATTGGGAATTTCCCAGTCTATTACCTGACCTAACACTAATCCAACACAGAAACTCATAAATTCAAACACTCCTCAATAATTATCACTAGGGTTTTGCCTCAAAttccaatgaaaaataaaggGCACCCACAATTCCAAACAATCAATGATTCCACAAACAAACAGTAGCCATAATAAGCAGGCAATCAAATTGCAAAAGCAAGAAAAAGCAACAAGAATGAGAAAGAAACAGACATGTCAAGCTCCTTGAGGCCGTAAGCATGGCGAAGGAGACGAGCAATGGAGTCATCATCCATTTGCCAGCCGGCAAAACTCAGACTCTCTCTCCTTCCCAGAGATTGCTTCACTCCCTGCTTCCATTTCCTGCATACACTGCTCGCCCTGATACAAACATACCCACAAACCCAAACATCAAAGTCAacacaaaatacaaagaaaatcaTCAGAATCCTAAACCCCACCAACAAAAAGCATATTCTCACTGTGCCAAATCAGTGAAGGAAGTGAGCATAACAAATATATTAGCCAGCAGGTCCATTGGAAGCCGCTCAATCTCTGCTTCTTCCCCTTCTTCTCTCCCAGCCATGCTGCTGTCCCCAGTCCCCACCCAAACACAACTcaattctctctctccctttctctaTGTATATACAGAATCAGAAACAGAGactgagagagaaagagagaggatgTGCTCATCTTCTCGTCATGGCTTCAGTTTTCACGAATCTGCCATGTACCGCTTGCGTAATTACATAATTTACATGGTCCCTTGTCCtcatctctttcttttctttcacgTGTACTTTCTCTGACTAAAATGCACCTATTGTTTTGTGTCGTAAGTTGTAACAAAAGGtcagttattttctattttaaaaagcattttccaacagcaaaaacaaatttaatgtTTTCCCTGCAGTCGGTTTGTAACTTTCGATAATATGGATTGTGGaccacaattttatttatttatttattatttttaggtgAGAATAATGTTTAGGCAAGGAATGGAGGTCACGATGTCAAAAAATGAAAGCATTTGATTACTTGGAGAAGGAAATGGAATTAGTCCAATTTGGTTGGCTTTGGGATTGGtttattataatgtttttttagaattttggaatCACATTGACCTTACATTATCATGTGGTCATTCATATATGTGATTGGACCgatataaatattaagaaaattaatcatTGAAATAGTGATAAATAATTTTGCAGGCAACCAATAAAGAAATATGAGAAGGGtagaaataaaaaagttgatattttatggagaaattataaaaggacaattttttttaaaaaaaattaattggcaaaaaaattatgtatctaTTGGTATGAAATTTTTATATGTCAATTTTAATCAAGTGTTGGTTACATTGATTTCTTCATCAAAATCTTAATACAAAAGTGAATTGATATTGgctaaaaccaaaaaatttgaagataataatattgattttgattcaattttaaatcccttttaaaagtaaaaacacctttattgaaattatatatatatatatatatatatataaaagagccATTTAgccatgttttttaaaatttgtttttcaaaattgtttttaagttaaaaaataaaaatcaatttttaaaaacaaattttaaaaaatatgatcaaataaaattgtattttttttttgtttttcaaaattactaaaaagaattcatacttattattttaaaattattatcaatttcactttatttaaaaaaaaatgattttaagaaatgataaccatttataaaattttaaaaacataaaaatatttttaaatcatagaatcaaacaaattctaaaagACTGAATTTATGAAAAGTAATTTTGCATTAtggatttatatatatttcaaaaataattttttaaaatttaaggtttgtttatctttaaaatatttaaaatattgattaattattggcattaaaaaatgatataattcaataacaaaatattaattagtAAAAAGGGAGAACTATGGGCCGCAAAATTATTTGGCCGtcatcaaaattaattatgataGGCTCCTATAGCCACAAGTTTTTCATATGTCAATTTTGATCcaattcatcaattttttcttaaaaacaaaagggaaagaGCTCAATTATTGGCTGTTTGGTTCTTATCTTCGgaaataatgattttttgttGACGGACCATTTTCCAACTATTTAATATACAAATaacaaaccaaacataatttaaattattttatatgctttttaAAACAGAATTAAACATGGCCAAGCCTTGAGAGGCCTTAGAATCCACTGCCAACCAAACACCGTCTTCTCCTCCAAGATAATCTCTTCCCAAGTCCCAAGTCCCAACCACCCCCACCaaaaccaaaagaaagaaacaaaaagggaaaaaccatTTAAATTGGGAGAGTAAaatgtaaaatgtaaaatataaacCATGAAGTGGGGGGTAATCAGCTGATGCGGCGGCACAGGGTGATCCCATCGCCAACAGGAAGCTGACAAATCTCGATCCGGGGATCAGCGGCCAGGGCCTTGTTGAGCTCCAACACGAAGTCCTTATAATATCTAACGTACTTGCGGAGAGGGGCATCAGGTGGTGCGACCACAGAGCCGTTCCATAGGGTGTTGTCGTAGCCTATCAATCCTC includes:
- the LOC100266310 gene encoding F-box protein At5g67140, with amino-acid sequence MAGREEGEEAEIERLPMDLLANIFVMLTSFTDLAQASSVCRKWKQGVKQSLGRRESLSFAGWQMDDDSIARLLRHAYGLKELDISRSRWGCQVTDNGLYKISLAKCVNKLTSISLWGVTGITDSGVVQLISRAISLQHLNIGGTFITDESLFAIAESCPCLKTIVLWSCRHVTENGLLVLVSKCRKLQSINVWGTRVPVDCFFALLAIRPALQIKPGRLLLNVERVSMWPVL